In a genomic window of Bemisia tabaci chromosome 1, PGI_BMITA_v3:
- the LOC109043097 gene encoding pickpocket protein 28 isoform X1, producing MFIRQKLGAYLRSSMVYIQEYGFATTLHGLPHILVPTTHIIEKLVWSGMVLASILGALLMIKGTFARYNSNPSVISRETDFRSWNTPMPASTFCLMNQSDPEKVSSYIERHWGINSSNNKYSYYRNFVEDVANFHMEDLSKFSKYSDDPSLLGVNMLLLALQVIAPINATTTVFNPEYNSIKYHPIVSEVGICYSFSSPLSEIFSVRKENSNSNGKVPLCNFLNSHCFTRIENLPQTSSIKFFVHSPLEVATLESSANIVEPCEENDSTFKFFQIIASKELRALRPDQRKCKFHDEPGQMSELPSYSYNICRMECRKKLSLSLCGCAPFIYHSNSMSASYLFI from the exons ATGTTTATACGTCAAAAACTTGGTGCATATTTAAGAAGTAGCATGGTCTATATTCAGGAATATGGATTCGCCACCACACTTCACGGGTTGCCGCACATTCTTGTTCCAACTACTCACATCATTGAGAA GTTGGTCTGGTCTGGCATGGTTTTGGCATCCATTTTGGGAGCTTTACTTATGATAAAGGGTACATTTGCCCGGTACAATTCCAACCCGAGTGTTATTTCGAGAGAGACTGACTTCCGCTCTTGGAATACTCCAATGCCAGCCAGCACTTTCTGTCTGATGAACCAAAGTGATCCGGAGAAAGTGTCTAGTTACATTGAAAG GCATTGGGGCATTAACTCATCCAACAATAAATACAGCTACTACCGAAATTTCGTGGAAGATGTTGCTAATTTTCATATGGAAGACCTGTCCAAATTCTCGAAATACAGCGATGATCCATCTCTTCTTGGCGTTAACATGTTACTACTTGCTCTTCAG gttATTGCGCCTATCAATGCCACTACTACTGTTTTCAATCCAGAGTACAATTCCATTAAATATCATCCCATTGTCTCGGAGGTGGGCATCTGCTATTCATTTTCGAGCCCATTatcagaaattttttctgtgag gaaagaaaattcaaattcaaatggcAAAGTCCCTCTATGCAATTTTCTTAATTCTCACTGCTTCACTCGGATTGAAAATCTACCTCAGACAAGCTCGATTAAA ttttTTGTTCACTCACCGCTGGAAGTTGCAACCTTAGAGAGCAGTGCTAACATCGTCGAACCTTGCGAGGAAAATGACTCGACGTTCAAATTCTTTCAAATCATAGCCAGTAAGGAACTGCGCGCACTCAGACCAGATCAGAGAAAATGTAAATTCCATGATGAGCCAGGTCAAATGTCAGAGTTACCCAGTTACAGTTATAACATCTGCCGAATGGAGTGCCGAAAAAAACTAAGCCTTTCGCTTTGTGGTTGTGCTCCCTTTATCTATCACTCTAACAGTATGTCAGCTTCGTATTTATTCATTTAA
- the LOC109043097 gene encoding uncharacterized protein isoform X4 yields MIFQRKTLMSSSSGILQNLINCMAQNCIEAHIYSLKTLLMGPTETSIGALTHPTINTATTEISWKMLLIFIWKTCPNSRNTAMIHLFLALTCYYLLFRKENSNSNGKVPLCNFLNSHCFTRIENLPQTSSIKFFVHSPLEVATLESSANIVEPCEENDSTFKFFQIIASKELRALRPDQRKCKFHDEPGQMSELPSYSYNICRMECRKKLSLSLCGCAPFIYHSNSMSASYLFI; encoded by the exons ATGATATTCCAAAGAAAGACTTTGATGAGTTCAAGCAGTG GTATTTTGCAAAATCTCATAAACTGTATGGCTCAAAATTGTATTGAAGCACATATTTACTCACTCAAAACATTATTGATGGGACCAACTgaaacaa GCATTGGGGCATTAACTCATCCAACAATAAATACAGCTACTACCGAAATTTCGTGGAAGATGTTGCTAATTTTCATATGGAAGACCTGTCCAAATTCTCGAAATACAGCGATGATCCATCTCTTCTTGGCGTTAACATGTTACTACTTGCTCTTCAG gaaagaaaattcaaattcaaatggcAAAGTCCCTCTATGCAATTTTCTTAATTCTCACTGCTTCACTCGGATTGAAAATCTACCTCAGACAAGCTCGATTAAA ttttTTGTTCACTCACCGCTGGAAGTTGCAACCTTAGAGAGCAGTGCTAACATCGTCGAACCTTGCGAGGAAAATGACTCGACGTTCAAATTCTTTCAAATCATAGCCAGTAAGGAACTGCGCGCACTCAGACCAGATCAGAGAAAATGTAAATTCCATGATGAGCCAGGTCAAATGTCAGAGTTACCCAGTTACAGTTATAACATCTGCCGAATGGAGTGCCGAAAAAAACTAAGCCTTTCGCTTTGTGGTTGTGCTCCCTTTATCTATCACTCTAACAGTATGTCAGCTTCGTATTTATTCATTTAA
- the LOC109043097 gene encoding uncharacterized protein isoform X3, which translates to MEPSAQNTEDDPWEKDGVVFIDETGESLAFVLFLKDFEQIKKTEKVIEDRLGVVKKRKEIGNHEVVLVEDNCLKWQYPGDGYKDVFKVSYIEDCIKNKKLLNISDYRHNVDSDLRDDFNYMDIFYGKLFTWNSVPDKYKKTEQSAERSTADRLLMDSSDEEGSVRESTRDCDKRTRTLFSVSEKRAMIDYIFKKHKAFDQLKGNLYWKQMEQANICPIRTWQSMKNHFMKSLVYNLRPYDIPKKDFDEFKQWYFAKSHKLYGSKLY; encoded by the exons ATGGAACCGTCCGCCCAAAATACTGAAGATGACCCATGGGAAAAGGATGGTGTAGTCTTTATTGATGAAACCGGAGAATCATTAGCTTTTGTTCTGTTTCTGAAAGACTTTGAACAGATCAAGAAGACTGAAAAAGTGATAGAG GATCGCCTGGGTGttgtaaagaaaagaaaagaaattggtAACCATGAAGTAGTGCTTGTAGAGGACAATTGCCTCAAATGGCAGTACCCAGGAGACGGATACAAAGACGTGTTCAAAGTCAGTTATATCGAAGActgcataaaaaacaaaaaacttctCAATATTTCTGATTACAG gcACAATGTTGATTCAGATCTTCGAGATGACTTTAATTATATGgacattttttatggaaaattattTACGTGGAATTCTGTACCAGATAAGTACAA GAAAACCGAACAATCTGCTGAAAGGAGCACAGCTGATAGATTGCTAATGGATAGCAGTGATGAGGAAGGTAGCGTCAGGGAGTCCACAAGAGACTGCGATAAGAG GACAAGAACTCTATTTtcagtttctgaaaaaagagCAATGATAGACTACATCTTCAAAAAACATAAAGCTTTTGATCAACTGAAAGGCAATCTTTACTGGAAACAAATGGAACAAGCAAAT ATTTGCCCCATCAGAACATGGCAATCCATGAAGAACCATTTTATGAAATCTCTTGTCTACAATTTGAGACCATATGATATTCCAAAGAAAGACTTTGATGAGTTCAAGCAGTG GTATTTTGCAAAATCTCATAAACTGTATGGCTCAAAATTGTATTGA
- the LOC109043097 gene encoding uncharacterized protein isoform X2, giving the protein MFLFVYSEHCKNPTDSSQRMEPSAQNTEDDPWEKDGVVFIDETGESLAFVLFLKDFEQIKKTEKVIEDRLGVVKKRKEIGNHEVVLVEDNCLKWQYPGDGYKDVFKVSYIEDCIKNKKLLNISDYRHNVDSDLRDDFNYMDIFYGKLFTWNSVPDKYKKTEQSAERSTADRLLMDSSDEEGSVRESTRDCDKRTRTLFSVSEKRAMIDYIFKKHKAFDQLKGNLYWKQMEQANICPIRTWQSMKNHFMKSLVYNLRPYDIPKKDFDEFKQWYFAKSHKLYGSKLY; this is encoded by the exons atgtttctcttcgtttATTCAG AACATTGCAAGAATCCAACTGATTCCAGCCAAAGAATGGAACCGTCCGCCCAAAATACTGAAGATGACCCATGGGAAAAGGATGGTGTAGTCTTTATTGATGAAACCGGAGAATCATTAGCTTTTGTTCTGTTTCTGAAAGACTTTGAACAGATCAAGAAGACTGAAAAAGTGATAGAG GATCGCCTGGGTGttgtaaagaaaagaaaagaaattggtAACCATGAAGTAGTGCTTGTAGAGGACAATTGCCTCAAATGGCAGTACCCAGGAGACGGATACAAAGACGTGTTCAAAGTCAGTTATATCGAAGActgcataaaaaacaaaaaacttctCAATATTTCTGATTACAG gcACAATGTTGATTCAGATCTTCGAGATGACTTTAATTATATGgacattttttatggaaaattattTACGTGGAATTCTGTACCAGATAAGTACAA GAAAACCGAACAATCTGCTGAAAGGAGCACAGCTGATAGATTGCTAATGGATAGCAGTGATGAGGAAGGTAGCGTCAGGGAGTCCACAAGAGACTGCGATAAGAG GACAAGAACTCTATTTtcagtttctgaaaaaagagCAATGATAGACTACATCTTCAAAAAACATAAAGCTTTTGATCAACTGAAAGGCAATCTTTACTGGAAACAAATGGAACAAGCAAAT ATTTGCCCCATCAGAACATGGCAATCCATGAAGAACCATTTTATGAAATCTCTTGTCTACAATTTGAGACCATATGATATTCCAAAGAAAGACTTTGATGAGTTCAAGCAGTG GTATTTTGCAAAATCTCATAAACTGTATGGCTCAAAATTGTATTGA